In Jannaschia sp. W003, the genomic stretch GGCGGCGCCGTGTTCAACACCGCGATCGCGCTCGGCCGCCTCGGCGCCCCGGTCGCCATGTTCACCGGCCTCTCGGACGACCTGTTCGGCGCCCGCCTGGCGGACGCCCTCGCCGCCTCGAACGTCGAGGACCGGGCCGCGCGCGCCGACCGTCCCACCACGCTCGCCTTCGTCACCCTCACCGACGGCCACGCCGAGTACGCCTTCTACGACGAGGGCACGGCGGGCCGCATGCTGGCGGAATCCGACCTACCCGACATGTCCGGCATCTCCGCGCTGTTCGTCGGCGGCATCTCCCTCGCGGTGGAGCCCTGCGCGCGCGCCTACGAGGCGCTCGCCCTCGCCCACCCCAACCTCCCGGTGATGATCGACCCCAACATCCGCCCCGGCTTCATCCGCGACGAGGCCGCGTTCCGCGCCCGCCTCGACCGCCTGTTCGGCGTGGCCGGCATCGTGAAGCTGTCGGACGAGGACATGGGCTGGCTCGGCATGACGCCCGAGGACGTGCTCGCCCGCGGCGTGCGCGTGCTCTGCCTGACCGAGGGCGCCAAGGGCGTCACCGCGATCACGCCCGAAGCGCGCGTCTCGGTCCCGGCCCGCCGGGTCGAGGTCGTGGATACCGTGGGCGCGGGCGACACGTTCAACGCCGGCCTCATGGCCGGCCTCCACGAGCGCGGCGTGCTCGGCGCCGAGACGATCCCCGAGGACGCCCTGCGCGGGGCGCTGGAGCTCGGCGCCGCCGCCGCCGCTGTCACGGTCAGCCGCGCGGGCGCCAACCCGCCCCGCCGCGACGAGTTGTGAGGGCGCTGGTCCAGCGCGTCGCGGAAGCCTTCGTCACCGTCGACGGCGAGATGGTCGGACGCTGCGGCCCTGGCCTCCTCGTTCTGGTCTGCGCCATGCAGGGCGACGCCGAGGCCAACGCCCTCGACCTCGCCGCCCGCACCGCGAAGCTCCGCATCTTCCGCGACGACGAGGGGCGCATGAACCGCTCGCTCCTCGACATCGGGGGCAGCGCACTCGTCGTCTCGCAGTTCACGCTTGCCGCCGACACCTCGCGCGGCAACCGACCGGGTTTCTCGGCCGCCGCCGCGCCCGAGGACGGCGAGCGCCTCTACGAAGCCTATGCCGCAGCCCTCCGCGACCTCGGCGTCGCGGTCGAGACGGGCCGCTTCGGCGCCGACATGCGGGTCTCGCTGGTGAACGACGGCCCCGTGACGATCATGCTGGAGCGATGATCGGCCGCCACCTCCTCCTGGAGCACTGGGGCGGGCGGGGCCTTCGCGACGCCGCCCTGCTGGAGCGGTCCATGCGTGCCGCCGCCCGCGAGGCCGGCGCCCACATCCTCGGCGCCCACTTCCATCCGTTCGAGGGCGGTGGCGTCACCGGCGTCCTCCTGCTCGCCGAGAGCCACGTGACCGTGCACACCTGGCCCGAGCACGGCTATGCCGCCCTCGACCTCTTCATGTGCGGCGAGGCCCCGGTGGAGCGGGCGGCCGACGTTCTCGACGCCATGCTCGCCCCCGAGCGCTCCGAGCGACGGACGCTCGCCCGCGGCTACCGGAACCAGGCGTCCCAGCCCGCCTCGTAGGCCGCCACGAGGGGGTGCGACGACAGCCGGTTCACCGGCCCCCCGCGCGGCCCCGTGGCGGCGTCGAACACGCGGGCGGCGGCGAAGGCCTCCGGCGTCAGCACCTCCAGCCCCTCGGGATAACGCGCCTGCCGCAGGCGCATCCCTTCGGGCAGGCCCAGCACGAAGCCCCACATGCCGAAGCTCGGCACGTAGGCGTGGTAGGCCGCGGGGTCGAACGCCTTGCCCACGGTCCGCTCCACGATCCAGAAGGCGTCCGGCGCGAAGACCGGCGAGCCGGCCTGCGTCGCGATCACTCCGCCCGCCCCCATGCGCCGCCGCAGGAGGCGGTAGAACTCCGCGGAATACAGGCGCGACAGCGACAGGGTGCGCGGGTCGGGCAGGTCTAGGATCGCCACGTCGAACGCGTCGCCTGGCTCCTGCACCCAGGCGAACGCGTCGGCGTGGACCACCTCCACCCGCGGATCGCGCAGGGCCTCGTCGTTCAGCGCCGCGAGGTCGTCGCGCCCGCGGAACAGCGCGGTGACGTCGGGGTCGAGGTCCACCAGCGTCACCGAGTCGGGCCCCCACCGCAGCACCTCGCGCGCGGCCATGCCGTCGCCGCCGCCGAGGATCAGGACGCGGGCGCGGCGCGGCGCGGCGGCCATGGCGGGGTGGACCAGGAACTCGTGGTAACGACGCTCGTCGGCGGTGTCGAACTGGACCGCGCCGTCGAGGAACAGCCGCGTGCGGTCCCGGAACCGCGTGACGGTGATGCGCTGGTGCGCGGACCGTTCGGCCAACACGATCTCGTCCTCGTACAGCCGCGCGTCGAGCGCCCCCTGCACCGGCCCCGACAACACTAGCAGGGCCGCGACCGCCACCATCGCCCCCGCCCACGCGCCCCGGTCGGCCCAGCCTAGCCGATCCCGGAACAGCACCAGCGTGCCCAGTGCGACGAGGAGGTTCAGCAGCCCGAAGGCGGCGCCCGCGGCGACCAGCGACAGGTGCGGCACGATCAGGACGGGAAAGGCCAGCGAGGCCAGCAGCGCGCCGAGGTAGTCGACGCTCAGCACGTTCTCGAACCGGAACCGCCCCGCGCCGATCTCCCCCAGAATGCGCGCCAGCAGCGGGATCTCCATGCCCGACAGCGCCCCCACCATCACCAGCGCCCCATAGAGTGGCACCGCCACCGCGCCCGTGGTGCTATAGGCGAAGAAGGCCACGGCCGCCGCCGTGCCCCCGAACAGCCCCAGCCCCACCTGCGCCCGCACGAAGCCCGCGACGGCGTCGCCCACGAAGCGCGACGCCCAGGCCCCCGCCCCCATCGAGGCCAGGAACACCCCGATCACGAACGAGAACTGCCGCACGCTGTCGCCCAGCAGGTAGGACGACACGGTGGCCGCGATCAGCTCGTAGATCAGCCCCGCCACGGCGACGACGAAGGTCGCCGACAGCAACCAGACCTCCGCCCCCCTTCCTCTGGCAGTAGATATCTCGGGGGGTCCGGGGGGCTGGCCCCCCGGCGCCTCCATCCCGCTCACGCCCGGATGACGGCCGAGATGATGATCGCCAGCGCGATGAACATGGCGCCCATCACGATGCCCACGGCGATGTTCTGGTCCTCCTCCAGCTCCTTGCGCAGCGAGAACGGGGTGAACGCCTCGATCAGCCACCACGAGGCGAGCAGCAGGAACAGGCCGAAGAACGAATAGAAGATCGTCGAGACGATCTCGCTGAAGAGGATGCCCTCGAAGGCGCGCATGGTGGTCTCCCTACTTGATCCGTGAGCTTCCCGGCCCGCGAAGGCCCGCCGAGCCGGCGCGGATGGCGCCGCGCGTGGCGGCGGCGCCCGATGCGGAGGACACGGTGCCGAGGCCGAAGCCCGTCCACGCCCCGTAGCCCGATGCG encodes the following:
- the dtd gene encoding D-aminoacyl-tRNA deacylase: MRALVQRVAEAFVTVDGEMVGRCGPGLLVLVCAMQGDAEANALDLAARTAKLRIFRDDEGRMNRSLLDIGGSALVVSQFTLAADTSRGNRPGFSAAAAPEDGERLYEAYAAALRDLGVAVETGRFGADMRVSLVNDGPVTIMLER
- a CDS encoding carbohydrate kinase, giving the protein MILCAGEALIDMLPRETPEGTAFLPVPGGAVFNTAIALGRLGAPVAMFTGLSDDLFGARLADALAASNVEDRAARADRPTTLAFVTLTDGHAEYAFYDEGTAGRMLAESDLPDMSGISALFVGGISLAVEPCARAYEALALAHPNLPVMIDPNIRPGFIRDEAAFRARLDRLFGVAGIVKLSDEDMGWLGMTPEDVLARGVRVLCLTEGAKGVTAITPEARVSVPARRVEVVDTVGAGDTFNAGLMAGLHERGVLGAETIPEDALRGALELGAAAAAVTVSRAGANPPRRDEL
- a CDS encoding polyamine aminopropyltransferase, with amino-acid sequence MLSATFVVAVAGLIYELIAATVSSYLLGDSVRQFSFVIGVFLASMGAGAWASRFVGDAVAGFVRAQVGLGLFGGTAAAVAFFAYSTTGAVAVPLYGALVMVGALSGMEIPLLARILGEIGAGRFRFENVLSVDYLGALLASLAFPVLIVPHLSLVAAGAAFGLLNLLVALGTLVLFRDRLGWADRGAWAGAMVAVAALLVLSGPVQGALDARLYEDEIVLAERSAHQRITVTRFRDRTRLFLDGAVQFDTADERRYHEFLVHPAMAAAPRRARVLILGGGDGMAAREVLRWGPDSVTLVDLDPDVTALFRGRDDLAALNDEALRDPRVEVVHADAFAWVQEPGDAFDVAILDLPDPRTLSLSRLYSAEFYRLLRRRMGAGGVIATQAGSPVFAPDAFWIVERTVGKAFDPAAYHAYVPSFGMWGFVLGLPEGMRLRQARYPEGLEVLTPEAFAAARVFDAATGPRGGPVNRLSSHPLVAAYEAGWDAWFR
- a CDS encoding DUF350 domain-containing protein gives rise to the protein MRAFEGILFSEIVSTIFYSFFGLFLLLASWWLIEAFTPFSLRKELEEDQNIAVGIVMGAMFIALAIIISAVIRA
- the speD gene encoding adenosylmethionine decarboxylase — translated: MIGRHLLLEHWGGRGLRDAALLERSMRAAAREAGAHILGAHFHPFEGGGVTGVLLLAESHVTVHTWPEHGYAALDLFMCGEAPVERAADVLDAMLAPERSERRTLARGYRNQASQPAS